AATTTTTCCATGCAAATCGAACCCTAATAAACCATCGAGTGAAAAATTATTTTCTCTTATTCTTAAATAAGATTTATGAATTTTTCTATTTAATGAAAGAATTAAAGCTATTGTATGTTTTGCAACAGCATATGGTGAATATTTTGGAACATGTACGACTTTTATGTTATATTTTTTTGCAGCTGAAATATCGACATGGTTAAATCCTGCAGATCTTAAAGCAATTAATTTAATTCCATTTTCTTTAAATATTTTAATTCCATTTTCATTTAGATTGTCGTTTACAAAAGCACAAACAACATCATAATCTTTTGCTAAAATAGCAGTTTTTTCATTTAATTTTGATTCAAAATACTTAATGTCAAAATTATACTTTTTATTTGCATGATTAAAAAATTCTATATCATATTTTTTTGTACTAAAAAAAGCAATTTTCATATATATCCTCACCCTTTTGAATTAAATAATAATAGAATAATATGTTTTTAATCAGCCATATTATAGCAAATATACTTTTCATATGATTTATAATCATATTACGACTTTTTTTGTCGAAATTAAAAAGATTTATTTTTATGTGGTAAAATAATTATAATAAGAAAAGAATAAAATTAAGTGAAAATTTTTATTAGGGGGGATATTATGTATCATAAAATTAAGCATGAAATATTAAGAATAAAAAAAATGATAGACGATATTTATCCATATCAATATATAGATATTATTCCTATTAATAATTGGGAATTTTTTCAAAGTGGAAAAAGTTTTGAGGTAAGTGTTGGTTTTGAATGGGAATATAAACCTTTTCCAGTTGTTTTTAGAAAAAAGTTAAAAGTACCACATGATTATTATGGTGAATTCTGGTTTGGTGGTGAAACATTAATAAAGATAGATGGAAATCCTTATGGTGAAATAAATGAATATCATAAAGAAATAGATTTATCTTTTATAGCAGATGGTAAAGAACATTTATTTGAAGCTGAGACAGTTCCTTATAATCTTTTTGGAATCCCATCTAAAAAAACTATATTTAAAAGAGCAAATTTAATAAAAATAAATCGTGGTATGAGAAAATTAATACGATATTTTATAGGAATATCCCAATTAATAGAGATTTCTAAGAATGATTCATTAAATGATGAATTATCCAGTTTGGTTAATTTAACCTTTCATAAAATAGATATTCCTCATAAAACTTCTGAATATCTTTCAGCAATAAATAACTCACCAAATTTATATAATCAACTTTCATCTGTCTGGTCAAGACCAAAATTTGAAAAATTCAATGGTATGAATATTGATGTATCTGAGGCATTGAATTTTTTAGAGATAAATTTAAAAAAATTACATAAAAAATATCCGAAAATAGGAAATGTATATGTTGTTGGCCATGCGCATATTGATTATGCGTGGCTCTGGCCTATTGAAGAAACTAAAAGAAAGATAAAGAGGACATTTTCAAATGCAACTTTACTTGCTAAAAAGTATCCATATTTTACATTTATACAATCCAGCCCTCAAATGTATGAGGATATAAAAAATGATATTAATCTGTTTGATCAGATAAAAAAACTTTCAGATAAAGGTATGTGGGATCTAAATGGCGGTATGTGGGTAGAATCTGATACAAAAATACCTTCTATTGAATCGCTAATTAGACAATTTTATTATGCGCAAAAATTTTTTAAAGAAAAGTTTGGAAAATACTCTAATGTATGCTGGTTACCAGATGTTTTTGGATTTTCATGGATATTGCCTCAAATTGCAAAACAGGCAGGAGTAAAGTATTTTTTCACTACTAAATTAACCTGGAATGAAAAAAATGAGTTTCCATATGATATATGTTATTGGCGTGGAATTGACGGAAGTGAAATTTTATATCATAGTTTTAATAATCCAAAGGAAGGTTATAATGGACATTTGGATGCAGAATGTGTATTAAAGACATTTAATAATTTTAGAAATAGAGATATATTTGATGGGACATTATTAACATATGGTTATGGTGATGGGGGTGGTGGACCATCTGAAACACATATGATTGATTTTGAAGTAACTAATAATTTACCATATGTTCCGAATTTAATTTCCACAACAGGGAGTAAATTTTTTGAAACTTTAAACGATAATATTAAAAATAAAGAAATACCTATTTGGGATAATGAATTATATTTTGAATTCCACAGAGCGACCCATTTTTCTCAGTTAAAAACAAAGAAATTGCATAAATTGTTAGAGGATGAATTATTTTTTACAGAATATATATTGGCTTTGGAAAATAAATCATCAAAAATATTGGAGAAATCATGGAAGGTTTTATTAACAAGAGAGTTTCATGATGTTATTCCTGGTTCTTCAATTAAAGAAGTATATGAAGAATCGGAGTCCTCATTACAAAAGGAAGTAGAGAATTGTAAGGATATAATAAGTGAAGAATTAGAAATTAGTAATGAAGCTGTATTAGTAAATTATAGTAATTATAGTAGTGATAATTATTTTATTACGGATAAATCGTTTAAATTACCTTCTCAAAAAACATATGATGGTAAATATCTTTATATTATATCGCCTTTAAATAAATTTTCAAATAAAAAATTAGAGAAAGGAAAACCATATATACAAAAGAAAAAAAGTGATAAAACATATAATCTTGAAAATAATAATTATTTTATAGAAATTTTGAAAGATGGTATAAAAGTTTATGATAAAAAAAAGAAAAGGTCTTTGTTTAAAGATAAAGGGAATATTTTAATGATTTATGATGATGTTCCTTTAGCTTGGGGAGCTTGGGATATAGATTATAATTATAAGTATTTTGGTGAAAAATTAGAAATTAAGGATATAAAAATTGTTGAGGATGGAATTTTTAGAAAGGTTATAAGAACGTATTATGAATATGATGGAACTGATATAATGCAATATATTTCATTGGTTAAAGATTCAAAGCGTATTGATATAAAAACAGTGGTTAATTGGAATTTAAGAAAAAAATTATTGAAAGTTTTATTTCCTGTAGATGTATTATCCCGGTATGCCAGATTTGATATATCTGGAGGATATATAACAAGGCCAGTTCATAAGAATACTTCGTATGAAAAAGCAATGTTTGAAGTATATATGCATAGGTGGATGGAAATATCTGAGCCGGATTTTGGTGTAGCTATTTTAAATGATGGAATATATAGTGCGTCAATTGATTATAATGTTTTAGGATTATCATTAATACACGGTCCAGTTTATCCTGATCTAAAAGCAGATGAGGGAAAACATGAATTTTTATATTCAATTATGAGTCATTCAAATAATCTTGAAGAGATATATGTTGAATCCGAAAGATTAAATAAGCCTCTTCGAATTTTAAATAAAAAAATAAAAATTGTAGATAAGTTTATTGATTTTTCACCATTGAAGGTTGTTTCTGTTTTTAAAGCAAAAAATAGATTAATAATAAGATTAGTGGAAGTTGAAGGAAAAAGAGGGTTATGTGATTTTAATGTAAAATTCGATTATAAAAAGGCATATTTATCGGATATATTATTGGATAATTTGAAAGAAATAAAATCTTCAAAATTTCATTATAAACCATTTAAAATATATACATTAATTTTTGAGGAGGAATAAAGATGAATATGTTGAAAAGTATTGTTATAGATGGCCATTTTGATTTGTTAATTGATGTGTATGAAAAGAGAAAGAAAGGTAGAAAAGGTGTAATACTAACAGATCATTATGAAAAATTTAAAAAGGGTGGATTTAATATTATAGTTTCTTCGTTATTTATTCCTGATATATATATTCCAGAAATGGCTTTGAGAAATGCACTTGACCAAATTAGTTCTTTATATTTAGAGATAGAAGAATCAAATGGAAAAATAATGTTATGCAAAAATTTGAAAGATATAAAATATGCTGTAGATAATAATATTTTAGGAATAATGCTATCTTTTGAAGGTTTAGAACCAATTGGAAATGATATATATCTTTTAAGAGTATTTTATGAGTTAGGAGTAAGATTTGCAGGGTTAGTCTGGAGTAGAAGAAATTATGTAGCTGATGGTTGTTTTTTTAATGAGAAGTTGGAAGGAGAAAAAGGCGGATTAACAGATTTTGGAGTTAAAGTTTTAAAAGAATTGGAAAAATTAGGAATAATTGTTGATGTTAGTCATTTAAATGATGAAGGTTTTTGGGATGTTATTGAATTTTCTACAAAACCAATTATAGCTTCTCATTCTAATGTTAGAAATATATATCCATCTATGAGAAATTTAACAGATGATCAGATAAAGGCAATTGCAAAAACAAAAGGTGTTATTGGTATAAATGGAAGTGGTTCTTTTGTTTCTGATAAAGATGAAGAGAACAATGCAGAGGGTTTAGTTAAACATGTTGACTATATATCTAATTTGGTTGGTGTTGAATATGTAGGCATTGGATTTGATTTTTGTGATATGTTTAGAAATTTTCACAAAGATTCCTTAAATGGTCATCATGAGTTAAGTTTATTTATAGAAGTTTTAGAAAAACATGGATATAATGATAATGAAATAAAATTGATTTTAGGAAAAAATTTTTTAAGAGTTTATAAAAGTGTTTTTGATGATTAAATAAAAAAGAGATAAGGCTCAAAGCCTTATCCTTTTTAAAACGTTTTAATGTTAAATTTAATTGGTGTTGGATTTGATAGATTATCTGAAACTGGACATCTTTTTTCAACTTTTTTCAGCCATTCTTTTAATGTTTCTTCATTAGCATCAGTTTCAAGGATAAAGGAAACGTTAATTTTAGTATAACCTGTTCGATCTTCAGAAGGTTTTCCTAAAAATTTTGCAGGGTTTAAGTCTCCGTCGATATTAATTTCCATTTTTCTTAATTTAAATCCCATC
This is a stretch of genomic DNA from Marinitoga sp. 1197. It encodes these proteins:
- a CDS encoding alpha-mannosidase, whose product is MYHKIKHEILRIKKMIDDIYPYQYIDIIPINNWEFFQSGKSFEVSVGFEWEYKPFPVVFRKKLKVPHDYYGEFWFGGETLIKIDGNPYGEINEYHKEIDLSFIADGKEHLFEAETVPYNLFGIPSKKTIFKRANLIKINRGMRKLIRYFIGISQLIEISKNDSLNDELSSLVNLTFHKIDIPHKTSEYLSAINNSPNLYNQLSSVWSRPKFEKFNGMNIDVSEALNFLEINLKKLHKKYPKIGNVYVVGHAHIDYAWLWPIEETKRKIKRTFSNATLLAKKYPYFTFIQSSPQMYEDIKNDINLFDQIKKLSDKGMWDLNGGMWVESDTKIPSIESLIRQFYYAQKFFKEKFGKYSNVCWLPDVFGFSWILPQIAKQAGVKYFFTTKLTWNEKNEFPYDICYWRGIDGSEILYHSFNNPKEGYNGHLDAECVLKTFNNFRNRDIFDGTLLTYGYGDGGGGPSETHMIDFEVTNNLPYVPNLISTTGSKFFETLNDNIKNKEIPIWDNELYFEFHRATHFSQLKTKKLHKLLEDELFFTEYILALENKSSKILEKSWKVLLTREFHDVIPGSSIKEVYEESESSLQKEVENCKDIISEELEISNEAVLVNYSNYSSDNYFITDKSFKLPSQKTYDGKYLYIISPLNKFSNKKLEKGKPYIQKKKSDKTYNLENNNYFIEILKDGIKVYDKKKKRSLFKDKGNILMIYDDVPLAWGAWDIDYNYKYFGEKLEIKDIKIVEDGIFRKVIRTYYEYDGTDIMQYISLVKDSKRIDIKTVVNWNLRKKLLKVLFPVDVLSRYARFDISGGYITRPVHKNTSYEKAMFEVYMHRWMEISEPDFGVAILNDGIYSASIDYNVLGLSLIHGPVYPDLKADEGKHEFLYSIMSHSNNLEEIYVESERLNKPLRILNKKIKIVDKFIDFSPLKVVSVFKAKNRLIIRLVEVEGKRGLCDFNVKFDYKKAYLSDILLDNLKEIKSSKFHYKPFKIYTLIFEEE
- a CDS encoding dipeptidase, whose product is MNMLKSIVIDGHFDLLIDVYEKRKKGRKGVILTDHYEKFKKGGFNIIVSSLFIPDIYIPEMALRNALDQISSLYLEIEESNGKIMLCKNLKDIKYAVDNNILGIMLSFEGLEPIGNDIYLLRVFYELGVRFAGLVWSRRNYVADGCFFNEKLEGEKGGLTDFGVKVLKELEKLGIIVDVSHLNDEGFWDVIEFSTKPIIASHSNVRNIYPSMRNLTDDQIKAIAKTKGVIGINGSGSFVSDKDEENNAEGLVKHVDYISNLVGVEYVGIGFDFCDMFRNFHKDSLNGHHELSLFIEVLEKHGYNDNEIKLILGKNFLRVYKSVFDD
- a CDS encoding OsmC family protein; translated protein: MAFLNFKIKSESENPTKTIVKARSFEMIIDEPESLGGKDEGANPVEYLLAAFAGCLNVVGHLVAKEMGFKLRKMEINIDGDLNPAKFLGKPSEDRTGYTKINVSFILETDANEETLKEWLKKVEKRCPVSDNLSNPTPIKFNIKTF